A stretch of the Sinorhizobium alkalisoli genome encodes the following:
- a CDS encoding RES family NAD+ phosphorylase — MTPAEPTELWRAFVPRWAHMPLSGEGAARFGGRWNPIGTPTIYAARELSTAWAEYNQGFVQHPALIVKLELRDAKLADLTDAGVLAELDLEEAIHRCEWREELDRGVAPQTHTVHANLLARGFHGVIYPSFMSPGGTCAALWRWNGKNGPRLDVVDPEGRLPKSPASWI; from the coding sequence ATGACGCCAGCCGAGCCGACGGAGCTCTGGCGCGCCTTCGTGCCGCGCTGGGCGCATATGCCGCTTTCCGGTGAGGGTGCCGCCCGATTCGGCGGCCGATGGAATCCGATCGGCACGCCGACCATCTATGCGGCGCGCGAGCTTTCCACCGCCTGGGCGGAATACAATCAGGGTTTCGTCCAGCATCCGGCACTTATCGTGAAGCTGGAACTGCGTGACGCGAAGCTTGCAGACCTTACCGACGCCGGCGTGCTCGCCGAGCTTGACCTTGAGGAGGCCATTCACCGCTGCGAATGGCGCGAGGAACTCGACCGCGGAGTGGCGCCGCAGACGCACACCGTGCACGCGAACCTCCTCGCCCGCGGGTTTCACGGCGTGATCTACCCGTCCTTCATGTCGCCCGGCGGCACCTGTGCCGCGCTCTGGCGCTGGAATGGCAAGAATGGACCGAGGCTCGACGTCGTCGATCCCGAGGGCCGGCTGCCAAAGTCGCCGGCGTCGTGGATTTAG
- a CDS encoding antitoxin Xre/MbcA/ParS toxin-binding domain-containing protein yields MIAVDFDITAARFGEDHSPYLSARLVADRLGVTLAELAKLIGVARNTLTAKSGVRKVDSALSQVVRILAMASEMAGDETRAVIWFKHQPIPGWAGKTAHDLVGEGKADKVLAYLESVRAGVYS; encoded by the coding sequence ATGATCGCTGTCGATTTCGACATTACCGCTGCGCGCTTCGGAGAGGACCACTCGCCGTATCTGTCGGCCCGCCTGGTTGCCGACCGGCTGGGCGTGACGCTCGCGGAACTCGCCAAGCTGATCGGCGTCGCCCGCAACACCTTGACCGCCAAGTCCGGGGTGCGGAAGGTCGACAGCGCGCTGAGCCAGGTCGTGCGCATCCTTGCAATGGCATCGGAAATGGCGGGGGACGAGACCCGTGCCGTCATCTGGTTCAAGCATCAGCCGATCCCGGGCTGGGCCGGGAAGACGGCCCATGACCTGGTGGGCGAAGGCAAGGCCGACAAGGTGCTTGCCTATCTCGAGTCCGTGCGCGCCGGCGTCTATTCCTGA
- a CDS encoding crotonase/enoyl-CoA hydratase family protein, producing the protein MTYDTIRLVVEDRGIARLTLARPEKHNALSAVMIGELTDAAVRLSADAAVRAVVLDAEGKSFCAGGDLEWMREQFAADRQTRIAEATRLAMMLKALNELPKPLVARVHGNSFGGGVGLMSVCDAVIAAKGVKFGLTETRLGLIPATISPYVVARIGEGRARPLFMSGRLFEAQEATTAGLVTAVVDAAQLDATIEAETLTYLAAAPAAAGRAKRLARSLGAPITDAIIAATIERLADTWETDEAREGVSAFFERREPSWRA; encoded by the coding sequence ATGACCTATGACACGATTCGACTTGTCGTCGAGGATCGCGGTATCGCCCGGCTGACGCTTGCCCGCCCCGAAAAGCACAATGCCCTTTCCGCGGTGATGATCGGCGAACTCACCGACGCAGCCGTCAGGCTCTCTGCCGATGCGGCAGTGCGCGCGGTCGTGCTCGATGCCGAAGGGAAGAGTTTCTGCGCCGGGGGCGATCTCGAATGGATGCGCGAGCAGTTTGCCGCTGATCGGCAGACGCGGATCGCCGAAGCGACGCGGCTGGCGATGATGCTCAAGGCGCTGAATGAACTGCCGAAACCGCTGGTCGCGCGCGTGCACGGCAATAGCTTCGGCGGCGGCGTCGGGCTGATGAGCGTCTGCGACGCCGTCATTGCGGCGAAGGGGGTGAAGTTCGGCCTGACGGAAACGCGGCTCGGTTTGATCCCAGCCACAATCAGTCCTTATGTCGTTGCCCGGATCGGCGAGGGAAGAGCCCGGCCACTGTTCATGTCCGGGCGGCTTTTCGAAGCGCAAGAGGCGACGACCGCAGGGCTGGTGACGGCGGTTGTCGATGCCGCCCAGTTGGACGCCACGATCGAAGCCGAAACCCTAACCTATCTTGCCGCCGCTCCCGCAGCAGCCGGGCGGGCGAAGCGGTTGGCGCGATCGCTAGGTGCTCCCATCACCGATGCTATCATTGCCGCGACGATCGAGCGACTCGCCGATACCTGGGAGACGGACGAAGCGCGGGAAGGGGTATCGGCCTTTTTCGAGCGCCGTGAGCCGTCCTGGCGCGCTTGA
- a CDS encoding hydroxymethylglutaryl-CoA lyase → MTSQRAGHVTIVEVAPRDGLQNEPRLVDTADKIRLVDLLSDCGYERIEVTSFVSPRWVPQMADAPAVLSGIRRRLGTRYAALTPNMQGFEAAIAAGADEVAIFASASETFSQKNINCSIAESVERFRPVAEAAHHRRIPLRGYVSCVIECPYEGAIAPTAVLRVARLMADLGCYEISLGDTIGRGTPKAVDAMLAAVLGEIAASKLAGHFHDTSGRALDNIAAALDHGLRVFDASVGGLGGCPYAPGAAGNVDSLAVNAFLLTKGYSTGLDGEKLDHAAAFARSLLGAA, encoded by the coding sequence ATGACCTCGCAGCGGGCAGGACATGTCACGATCGTCGAGGTGGCGCCCCGCGACGGGCTTCAGAACGAGCCGCGTCTGGTCGACACGGCCGACAAGATCAGGCTCGTCGATCTCCTTTCCGATTGCGGCTACGAACGAATAGAAGTCACGAGCTTCGTCAGCCCGCGCTGGGTGCCGCAGATGGCCGACGCGCCGGCCGTCCTGTCGGGCATAAGGCGGCGCCTGGGCACGCGCTACGCCGCATTGACGCCCAACATGCAGGGGTTCGAGGCGGCAATTGCCGCTGGTGCCGACGAGGTGGCGATCTTCGCCTCCGCCTCGGAAACCTTTTCGCAGAAGAACATAAATTGCTCGATCGCCGAGAGCGTCGAGCGATTTCGTCCGGTCGCGGAGGCGGCCCATCACCGTCGCATTCCGCTCCGCGGCTATGTGAGTTGCGTCATCGAGTGTCCCTATGAGGGCGCCATCGCGCCGACGGCGGTTTTGCGCGTCGCGCGGCTAATGGCTGACCTCGGCTGCTATGAGATCAGCCTCGGCGACACGATCGGACGCGGCACGCCGAAAGCCGTCGATGCGATGCTCGCGGCAGTGCTCGGCGAGATTGCCGCGAGCAAGCTCGCGGGCCATTTTCATGATACGTCCGGTCGGGCGCTCGACAATATCGCCGCTGCCCTCGATCACGGGCTGAGGGTGTTCGACGCCTCCGTGGGCGGCCTCGGCGGCTGCCCCTATGCTCCAGGGGCGGCGGGCAATGTCGACTCGCTCGCGGTGAACGCCTTCCTGCTGACAAAAGGATATTCGACGGGTCTTGATGGGGAGAAGCTCGATCACGCCGCAGCCTTCGCCCGGTCCTTGTTAGGTGCCGCATGA
- a CDS encoding acetyl/propionyl/methylcrotonyl-CoA carboxylase subunit alpha, with the protein MVSKLLIANRGEIACRIIRTAHRLGMRTVAVYSDADDGAMHAALADEAIRIGPAPAADSYLSIQRIIAAAKSVDADAIHPGYGFLSENADFAEAVEAAGMIFIGPPAPAIRAMGLKDAAKALMERAGVPVVPGYHGDAQEADFLAGQAAEIGYPVLIKARAGGGGKGMRRVERMEDFIEALESARREAKAAFGDDGVLIEKYLTRPRHIEVQVFGDRQGNIVHLFERDCSLQRRHQKVIEEAPAPGMTAEVRRAMGDAAVRAAQAIGYVGAGTVEFIADVTNGLWPDRFYFMEMNTRLQVEHPVTEAVTGLDLVEWQLRVAAGEPLPRRQADIGVDGWAFEARIYAEDPARGFLPATGELKHLSFPDEGVRIDSGVRQGDAITPYYDPLVAKLIVHGGNRAAALARLQTALKESRIGGTATNLDFLIRLTEEHEFRSGRPDTGLIDREIERLTAPVAPDDEELALAAIVSTDVLRPITSNDPWLSLGHWQIWGDADRTVMIDHAGGHSVVTLKARGRDQFAVHAGTSTFPVLVLERFEDGASVEVSGRRRALRFVRQGETLTLFVDGRNLTFQLPDHFAGGHGGEIADDELIAPMPGLIKLVRVGAGEAVAKGQALVVMEAMKMELTLSAAREGTVASVLVAEGAQVSEGTVLVTLQEEAAE; encoded by the coding sequence ATGGTTTCGAAGCTCCTGATTGCCAATCGCGGTGAGATTGCCTGCCGCATCATCAGAACTGCTCATCGCCTCGGCATGCGCACCGTTGCCGTCTATTCCGATGCCGACGACGGGGCGATGCATGCGGCACTGGCGGATGAAGCGATACGGATCGGGCCGGCACCCGCCGCCGACAGCTATCTCTCGATCCAGCGGATCATTGCGGCGGCGAAAAGCGTTGACGCGGACGCCATTCATCCAGGCTACGGCTTCCTTTCGGAAAATGCCGACTTTGCCGAAGCCGTCGAGGCTGCCGGCATGATCTTCATCGGCCCGCCCGCGCCTGCGATCCGCGCCATGGGTCTCAAGGACGCGGCCAAGGCCCTGATGGAGCGCGCCGGCGTTCCGGTCGTGCCGGGCTATCATGGCGATGCACAAGAGGCGGACTTCCTCGCAGGGCAGGCGGCGGAAATCGGCTACCCGGTGCTGATCAAGGCACGAGCCGGCGGTGGCGGCAAGGGCATGCGGCGCGTCGAGCGGATGGAGGATTTCATCGAGGCGCTCGAATCGGCGCGGCGCGAAGCGAAGGCCGCCTTCGGCGACGATGGGGTCTTGATCGAGAAATACCTGACGCGGCCGCGCCACATCGAGGTGCAGGTGTTCGGCGACCGCCAAGGAAATATCGTTCACCTCTTCGAGCGCGACTGCTCGCTGCAACGCCGTCACCAGAAAGTGATTGAGGAGGCTCCGGCGCCGGGCATGACGGCGGAGGTGCGCCGCGCCATGGGCGACGCCGCAGTCAGAGCGGCGCAGGCGATCGGCTATGTCGGGGCTGGCACGGTCGAATTCATTGCCGATGTGACGAACGGGCTATGGCCGGACCGGTTCTATTTCATGGAGATGAACACACGCTTGCAGGTGGAGCACCCGGTGACGGAGGCAGTTACCGGGCTCGACCTCGTCGAATGGCAATTGCGCGTCGCTGCCGGCGAACCGCTACCGCGAAGACAGGCGGATATCGGCGTCGATGGCTGGGCCTTCGAGGCACGAATCTATGCGGAAGATCCCGCCAGGGGCTTCCTGCCGGCAACGGGTGAACTGAAGCACCTGAGCTTTCCGGACGAAGGCGTGCGGATCGACTCCGGCGTACGGCAGGGCGATGCGATCACTCCCTATTACGATCCTTTGGTCGCCAAGCTGATCGTCCATGGCGGCAATCGAGCGGCGGCCCTCGCGCGTCTGCAGACCGCACTCAAGGAAAGCCGCATCGGCGGGACGGCGACCAATCTCGACTTTCTCATCCGGCTGACGGAGGAGCATGAATTCCGCTCTGGGAGGCCGGACACGGGACTGATCGACCGCGAAATCGAACGACTCACGGCACCGGTCGCCCCGGACGACGAGGAACTGGCATTGGCGGCGATCGTTTCGACCGATGTGCTCCGGCCGATCACCTCCAACGATCCGTGGCTATCGCTCGGCCATTGGCAGATCTGGGGCGACGCGGACCGGACCGTCATGATCGACCATGCGGGCGGGCACTCGGTCGTGACGCTGAAGGCGCGCGGGCGTGATCAGTTCGCGGTTCATGCGGGTACGAGCACCTTTCCCGTGCTAGTGCTGGAGCGTTTCGAGGATGGCGCCAGTGTCGAGGTATCGGGCCGGCGGCGGGCGCTGCGCTTCGTTCGCCAAGGCGAGACATTGACCCTGTTTGTCGACGGCCGCAACCTGACGTTCCAGTTGCCGGACCATTTCGCTGGCGGACACGGCGGAGAAATCGCCGACGACGAACTCATCGCGCCGATGCCGGGACTGATCAAGCTGGTCCGGGTCGGGGCGGGGGAGGCTGTGGCCAAGGGCCAAGCGCTCGTCGTCATGGAGGCGATGAAAATGGAATTGACCCTTTCGGCGGCGCGCGAGGGAACTGTCGCGAGCGTGCTCGTGGCCGAGGGAGCGCAGGTCAGCGAAGGTACGGTGCTCGTGACGCTACAAGAGGAGGCGGCTGAGTAA
- a CDS encoding RidA family protein produces the protein MKRDNINAMNAPQPRGGYSQAVSIENFRRLLFVSGQIPMTSDDAVPEGFDAQARQVWLNVDAQLKAAGMSKTDVVKVTTYLADRQHTVENREIRNEYLGTLAPAMTVVVTGIFDSAWLLEVEVVAAQ, from the coding sequence ATGAAACGGGACAATATCAATGCCATGAATGCGCCGCAGCCTCGCGGCGGCTATTCGCAGGCGGTCAGCATCGAGAACTTCCGCCGGCTGCTCTTTGTCAGCGGCCAGATCCCGATGACATCGGACGATGCCGTGCCGGAGGGGTTTGACGCCCAGGCGCGCCAGGTGTGGCTCAACGTTGATGCGCAGTTGAAGGCCGCTGGCATGTCCAAGACCGATGTCGTGAAGGTGACGACCTATCTCGCCGACAGGCAGCACACCGTCGAGAACCGGGAGATCCGCAACGAGTATCTCGGCACCCTGGCGCCGGCGATGACGGTCGTGGTCACCGGTATTTTCGATTCGGCCTGGCTGCTCGAGGTCGAAGTGGTGGCGGCGCAGTGA
- a CDS encoding carboxyl transferase domain-containing protein, giving the protein MTILRSQISPSSDVFRANRAAMAEAISTVEEAVRLAAAGGGEAARERHVSRGKILPRDRIASLIDPATPFLEIGATAAHGMYNGDAPGAGLISGIGRISGRECMVVCNDPTVKGGTYYPMTVKKHLRAQEIAAENRLPCVYLVDSGGANLPNQDEVFPDRDHFGRIFYNQANMSAAGIPQVAVVMGSCTAGGAYVPAMSDETIIVEGQGTIFLAGPPLVRAATGEIVSAEDLGGADVHTRLSGVADHLARDDAHALALARRVISALNREKPWTVELRAPEPPLYDPGEIAGIVPADVRTPYEIREVIARIVDGSRFDEFKGRFGTTLVCGFAHVHGMPVGIIANNGVLFSESALKGAHFVELCGQRRIPLVFLQNITGFMVGRKYETEGIAKHGAKLVTAVATVKVPKITMLVGGSFGAGNYGMCGRAFSPRFLWTWPNSRISVMGGEQAAGVLSTVRGEALRRAGTPWSDEEEARFRKPVLDLFERQSHPLYASARLWDDGVIDPRKSREVLALSLSAALNAPIEETRFGLFRM; this is encoded by the coding sequence ATGACAATATTGCGATCGCAAATCTCGCCATCCTCGGATGTGTTCAGGGCAAATCGCGCCGCCATGGCGGAGGCGATCTCGACCGTCGAGGAGGCGGTGCGGCTCGCCGCTGCCGGGGGCGGGGAGGCGGCGCGCGAACGCCATGTCAGCCGAGGCAAGATCCTGCCGCGGGACCGGATTGCATCGCTGATCGACCCTGCGACGCCCTTTCTCGAGATCGGCGCGACCGCCGCGCACGGCATGTATAACGGCGACGCACCCGGTGCCGGGCTGATCTCCGGCATCGGCCGTATCTCCGGCCGCGAATGCATGGTCGTCTGCAACGATCCGACCGTCAAAGGCGGCACCTATTATCCGATGACGGTGAAAAAGCATTTGAGGGCGCAGGAGATCGCGGCCGAGAACCGTCTCCCTTGCGTGTATCTCGTCGATTCCGGCGGTGCCAACCTGCCGAACCAGGACGAGGTCTTTCCCGATCGCGATCACTTCGGCCGGATATTCTACAACCAGGCGAACATGTCTGCGGCCGGCATTCCCCAGGTCGCAGTGGTGATGGGCTCCTGCACGGCCGGGGGCGCTTACGTGCCGGCCATGTCGGACGAGACGATCATCGTCGAGGGGCAGGGCACGATCTTTCTCGCTGGTCCGCCGCTTGTGCGCGCAGCAACGGGAGAGATTGTCTCAGCCGAGGATCTTGGCGGTGCCGATGTGCATACGCGTCTCTCCGGCGTTGCCGATCACCTCGCCCGCGACGACGCGCATGCGCTGGCGCTTGCGCGCCGCGTCATTTCCGCATTGAACCGCGAAAAGCCCTGGACGGTGGAACTGCGCGCGCCTGAGCCGCCGCTCTACGATCCGGGCGAAATCGCCGGTATCGTCCCCGCCGATGTGAGGACGCCCTATGAGATTCGCGAGGTTATCGCCCGTATCGTGGACGGTTCGCGCTTCGACGAGTTCAAGGGGCGTTTCGGAACCACGCTCGTCTGCGGTTTCGCCCATGTCCACGGCATGCCGGTCGGCATCATCGCCAATAACGGCGTCCTGTTCTCCGAATCGGCACTGAAAGGCGCGCATTTCGTGGAACTCTGCGGGCAGCGCCGCATTCCGCTCGTCTTCCTGCAGAACATCACCGGCTTCATGGTCGGGCGCAAGTACGAGACCGAGGGCATCGCCAAGCACGGGGCCAAGCTGGTGACGGCCGTCGCGACCGTCAAGGTGCCGAAGATCACCATGCTCGTCGGCGGCTCGTTCGGGGCCGGCAATTACGGCATGTGCGGCCGGGCCTTTTCGCCGCGCTTCCTCTGGACCTGGCCGAACAGCCGCATCTCCGTCATGGGCGGCGAACAGGCGGCGGGAGTACTCTCGACCGTGCGCGGCGAAGCGTTGCGTCGGGCCGGCACCCCTTGGAGCGACGAGGAGGAAGCACGTTTCCGCAAACCCGTTCTCGATCTTTTTGAACGCCAAAGCCATCCGCTTTATGCCTCGGCGCGTCTTTGGGACGATGGCGTCATCGATCCGCGCAAGAGCCGCGAGGTTCTGGCCCTGTCGCTCTCGGCGGCGCTGAATGCGCCGATCGAGGAGACGCGTTTCGGCTTGTTCAGAATGTAG
- a CDS encoding isovaleryl-CoA dehydrogenase, protein MFQGGLNFALGEEIDALRDSVRRFAAERIAPLADEADRNNAFPAPLWRQMGEMGLLGITADESYGGAGLGYLAHCVAMEEISRASASVGLSYGAHSNLCINQINRNGTPPQKAKYLPKLISGEHVGALAMSEPGAGSDVVSMKLRAEKRGDRFILNGSKMWITNGPDADVLVVYAKTDPAAGPRGISAFLVEKTFPGFSTGQKLDKLGMRGSNTSELIFRDCEVPEENVLGKIGEGVKVLMSGLDYERVVLSAGPLGIMAACLDVVVPYLHERTQFGQPIGEFQLMQGKLADMYVTLNAARAYVYAVAAACDRGETARKDAAGCILYAAERATFMALEAIQALGGNGYTNDFPAGRLLRDAKLYEIGAGTSEIRRMLIGRELFAETK, encoded by the coding sequence ATGTTTCAAGGTGGATTGAACTTCGCACTCGGCGAGGAGATCGACGCATTGCGCGACAGCGTTCGCCGCTTCGCTGCCGAGCGCATCGCACCGCTGGCGGACGAGGCCGACCGCAACAATGCCTTCCCTGCCCCGCTCTGGCGCCAGATGGGCGAGATGGGGCTGCTCGGTATTACGGCGGACGAGTCGTATGGCGGTGCCGGCCTTGGCTACCTTGCCCATTGCGTGGCGATGGAAGAGATCAGCCGCGCTTCCGCCTCGGTGGGCCTGAGCTATGGCGCCCATTCCAATCTCTGCATCAACCAGATCAACCGCAACGGCACCCCGCCGCAGAAAGCGAAATATCTGCCGAAATTGATTTCGGGTGAGCATGTCGGGGCGCTGGCCATGTCCGAACCGGGCGCCGGTTCGGATGTCGTATCCATGAAGCTTAGGGCCGAAAAGCGCGGCGACCGCTTCATTCTGAATGGCAGCAAGATGTGGATCACCAACGGCCCCGACGCCGATGTGCTGGTGGTCTATGCCAAGACCGATCCGGCGGCCGGACCGCGCGGCATCAGCGCCTTCCTGGTCGAAAAGACCTTTCCCGGTTTCTCGACCGGCCAGAAGCTCGACAAGCTCGGCATGCGCGGTTCGAACACTTCGGAGCTCATCTTCAGGGACTGCGAGGTTCCGGAAGAAAACGTGCTCGGCAAGATCGGTGAGGGTGTCAAGGTGTTGATGTCGGGCCTCGACTACGAGCGGGTTGTTCTCTCAGCAGGTCCGCTCGGCATCATGGCCGCTTGCCTCGATGTCGTCGTCCCCTATCTCCATGAACGCACGCAGTTCGGTCAACCGATCGGCGAGTTTCAGTTGATGCAGGGAAAGCTTGCCGACATGTATGTGACACTGAACGCCGCACGCGCCTATGTCTATGCGGTAGCGGCCGCCTGCGACCGCGGCGAGACGGCGCGCAAGGATGCCGCGGGGTGCATTCTCTACGCGGCGGAGAGGGCGACTTTTATGGCGCTTGAGGCGATCCAGGCGCTTGGCGGTAACGGCTACACCAACGACTTTCCGGCCGGCCGGCTGCTGCGCGACGCGAAGCTTTACGAGATCGGCGCCGGCACCAGCGAAATCCGCCGCATGCTGATCGGCCGGGAGCTCTTTGCCGAAACGAAATAG
- a CDS encoding Lrp/AsnC family transcriptional regulator — protein MDATDRKIVGILSADARTSLTEIGATVALSPSAVNERIRRLVAGGVIRGFTLEVDHRSLGFDALAFVWIALSADADETEFRRFIAGHPAVAECHHVTGGWSYCVKVRMPTLGDIEPFLGELKARRFIGRSETVIALSTVAENTLTLPGGEDPKRG, from the coding sequence ATGGATGCAACTGACAGAAAAATCGTTGGCATACTCAGCGCAGATGCGCGGACCTCGTTAACGGAAATCGGCGCGACGGTCGCCCTTTCCCCCTCGGCGGTCAACGAGCGCATCCGCCGCCTCGTGGCTGGCGGCGTCATCCGCGGTTTCACGCTCGAAGTCGATCACCGGTCGCTGGGGTTCGACGCGCTTGCCTTCGTCTGGATCGCTCTTTCCGCCGACGCCGACGAGACTGAATTTCGCAGATTCATAGCTGGCCATCCGGCGGTCGCGGAGTGCCATCATGTCACCGGCGGATGGTCCTATTGCGTCAAGGTCCGCATGCCGACGCTTGGCGACATCGAACCCTTTCTCGGGGAATTGAAGGCGCGCCGTTTCATCGGCCGCAGCGAAACGGTGATCGCCCTCTCAACCGTCGCGGAAAACACCCTCACCTTACCGGGCGGCGAAGACCCGAAGCGAGGGTGA
- a CDS encoding LysE family translocator, producing the protein MTLMLFVKGLVLGVAIAAPLGPIGLLCINRTLERGFWAGVAGGLGTALADATYAMLAAAGFAAFAATLATLSVPLGLIGGLFMLWLGWRGLRPTPTATAVEVGSRGLARMVAATFLLTMGNPTTILSFAAIFAGLGLAAIGDRMNTAIVVAGVFLGSLAWWFALSGGVAFARAKLPERFAAWTSRFSGLILIGFGVAALASAGADLIRR; encoded by the coding sequence ATGACCCTCATGCTTTTCGTAAAAGGGCTGGTGCTTGGAGTTGCGATCGCCGCGCCGCTTGGCCCGATCGGCTTGCTCTGCATCAATCGTACGCTGGAGCGCGGCTTCTGGGCCGGCGTAGCAGGCGGACTTGGTACCGCACTCGCCGACGCCACCTATGCCATGCTCGCGGCGGCAGGATTTGCCGCCTTCGCAGCGACGCTTGCGACGCTTTCGGTTCCGCTCGGACTCATCGGCGGCCTCTTCATGCTCTGGCTCGGCTGGCGCGGTCTGAGGCCGACGCCAACGGCCACGGCTGTCGAGGTGGGCAGCCGCGGTCTCGCCCGCATGGTGGCGGCAACCTTTCTGCTGACGATGGGAAACCCGACCACCATCCTGTCCTTCGCTGCGATCTTCGCGGGTCTCGGCCTTGCCGCGATCGGCGACAGAATGAATACGGCGATCGTTGTGGCCGGCGTCTTTCTCGGCTCGCTTGCCTGGTGGTTCGCCTTGAGCGGCGGCGTTGCGTTTGCTCGAGCGAAGCTGCCCGAGCGTTTCGCCGCGTGGACGTCTCGGTTTTCAGGGCTCATCCTGATCGGGTTCGGCGTCGCCGCGCTTGCTTCGGCAGGTGCCGACCTCATCCGCCGCTGA
- a CDS encoding helix-turn-helix domain-containing protein: MKKDPNPIDVFVGSRVRMRRLMVGLSQEKLADGLGITFQQVQKYEKGTNRVGASRLQAIADILGVHPSFFFQEDDKTQAREAPADIQESQEISSFVASREGIALNRAFLKIADPVLRKKIISLVAAMANTPEAEQLPSGAHHSESLHS, encoded by the coding sequence ATGAAGAAGGATCCCAATCCGATCGATGTCTTCGTCGGTTCGCGCGTGCGAATGCGCCGATTGATGGTCGGACTGAGCCAGGAAAAACTTGCCGACGGCCTGGGCATCACTTTCCAGCAGGTGCAGAAATACGAGAAGGGCACAAACCGCGTCGGCGCAAGCCGGCTGCAGGCGATTGCCGACATCCTTGGCGTGCATCCGAGCTTCTTTTTCCAGGAGGACGACAAGACCCAGGCGCGCGAAGCCCCTGCCGATATCCAGGAATCGCAGGAGATTTCCTCTTTCGTCGCATCGCGCGAGGGCATCGCCCTCAACAGAGCTTTCCTGAAGATCGCCGATCCGGTCCTGCGGAAAAAGATCATCTCGCTCGTTGCCGCTATGGCGAACACGCCGGAGGCGGAGCAACTTCCATCCGGGGCGCACCACAGCGAATCCCTGCACAGCTGA
- a CDS encoding TfuA-like protein, protein MKVVFVGPTVPDASEMAGEALVIRPPARQGDILRAVRDGTTAIGIIDGIFERVAPVWHKEILFALSQGIAVLGAASMGALRAAECAAFGMIGIGAIYREYAAGGTVDDSDVALLHAPQELGYAPLTLPLVNVRATLRRLAERQTISATHASAIEDAAAKLFYKERTWPTIIAGASLPHADREALAALLRAGYVDQKHADALELLKELSLLSGADASRQGWRFNATSLWTRLQEM, encoded by the coding sequence ATGAAAGTCGTCTTCGTCGGTCCTACGGTTCCCGATGCCTCGGAAATGGCCGGTGAGGCGCTCGTCATTCGTCCGCCTGCCCGGCAGGGCGACATATTGCGCGCCGTGCGCGACGGTACCACCGCGATCGGCATTATCGACGGCATTTTCGAGCGTGTCGCGCCGGTCTGGCACAAGGAGATCCTTTTCGCTCTGTCGCAAGGCATTGCCGTCCTTGGCGCAGCGAGCATGGGAGCCCTGCGCGCTGCCGAATGCGCCGCCTTCGGCATGATTGGGATCGGCGCGATTTACCGCGAATACGCAGCGGGCGGGACTGTGGACGATTCCGACGTGGCGTTGCTGCATGCTCCGCAAGAGCTCGGCTACGCGCCGCTCACCCTTCCCCTCGTCAACGTCCGGGCGACACTGCGGCGCCTCGCAGAGCGGCAGACCATTTCGGCAACGCACGCATCGGCGATCGAAGACGCCGCTGCCAAGCTCTTCTACAAGGAGCGAACCTGGCCCACCATCATCGCAGGCGCAAGCCTCCCGCATGCGGATCGCGAAGCTCTGGCAGCGTTGCTGCGCGCCGGATATGTCGACCAGAAGCACGCGGACGCTCTGGAGCTGTTGAAGGAGCTGTCTCTTCTGTCGGGAGCGGACGCCTCGAGGCAGGGATGGAGGTTCAATGCGACAAGTCTCTGGACGCGACTTCAGGAAATGTAG